A region of the Thermogladius calderae 1633 genome:
GACGGCGGAGACCTCCACGCTATGCTCCACAGCGAGTACAAGAAGCTGGCGGGCGAGATAACGGGAGGCACCGAGGAGACGACTACCGGTGTTATAAGATTAAAGTCGCTCGAGAGAGAAGGGCTCTTACTATACCCCGTCGTGGCCGTGAACAACGCGTACACCAAGTTCTTGTTCGACAACCGCTATGGCACTGGTCAGAGCACTTTTGACGGGATAATGAGGGCGACCAACATCCTAGTGGCGGGGAAGAACGTCGTTGTCGCAGGCTATGGTTGGGTCGGTAAAGGGATCGCGCTGAGGGCGAGAGGGTTGGGGGCTAGGAGAGTCATAGTAACGGAGGTCGACCCTATTAGAGCGCTCGAGGCGGTGTTCGACGGCTTCGAGGTTATGCCCATGTCCGAGGCGGCTGGTATAGGGGACATATTCGTGACAGCCACAGGCAACAAGGCTGTTATAAGGAGAGAGCACTTCGAGAAGATGAAGGACGGAGCCATCTTGGCAAACGCCGGTCACTTCAACGTCGAAGTATGGATACCAGACCTGGAGAGCTTGTCGGTCAGGAAGAGAGTGATCAGGGAGAACGTGACAGAGTACACTCTACGAGACGGGCGTAAGCTGTACTTGTTGGCCGAGGGAAGGCTTGTCAATCTAGTAGCGGCAGAGGGGCACCCGAGCGAGGTGATGGACATGAGCTTCGCGAACCAATACCTCGCTGTGAAGTACCTACACGAGAACAAGGGGAGACTCGAGAAGAAGGTCTACAACCCGCCGAGAGAGCTAGACGAGATGGTGGCCAGGCTAAAACTAGAGACCATGGGTATCAAGATAGACGAGCTAACCCCCGAGCAAGCGGAGTACTTGAAGTCCTGGTCGTATGGAACCTAGAGAACGTGAAAGAGGTGGGCCCGGGGGGATTCGAACCCCCGACCACCCGGTTATGAGCCGGGCGCTCTACCGGGCTGAGCTACGGGCCCACGGTTCTAATCAATCAAAGTATTTATTCGGGGTTTAATAGCTTTAAATCCGTTGCCCTCTACTCACGTTTTCTTCACTGACAAGATGTACTTGAACGCAGCGTCAGCCGCTATAGCCCCGTCGGCGGCAGCGGTTATTATCTGCTCGAACCTGTACTTGTAGGGCCCACCAGCCGCGTCGCCGGCCACGAACACGCCTTCCAAGTTTGTCGACCTGTCAACTTTGACGACAGCATGCCCTGTTTCGTCTACCTCTAGCCCGATCTTCTCGAAGAACTCGCGTGGGGGCTTTAACCCTATCTCGACGAAGACCCCGTCTACCTCGATCACTTTCTCCTCTCCGGTAGCCCTGTTCTCTATTCTCACCGCGCGTACACGAGTGTCACCAATTATCTCTTTAACTACGCTGTTCTTCAAGATCTCTATCTTAGGGTTGTTCATGGCCTTCTCCACATAAACCTTGAAAGCCCTGAACTCGTCTCTCCTGTGGATTATGTATACCTTTGAGGCCAGCGAGGCGAGGTATATCGCTGACGTCAGCGCCGAGTTACCCCCACCAACCACTGCCACGACCTTGTCCTTGAACAAAGGGCCGTCGCACGTGGCGCAGTAGGACACTCCTCTACCACTGAACTCCTCCTCTCCCTTCACGTTAAGCTTCCTCTTCTCGCTACCCACCGCTATAATCACGGCGTACCCGCACAGCTCTTTCTCACTGACCGTCTTTACACACCATAGCTTGTCCTTCCTGTACATGTCTACGACTTCGTCTTGAATGATCGGGACGTTGTACTTCTTCACGTGGTTAACAAACTTGTTTACTAGCTCTTCTCCCGGTATGTCGGGTAGTCCGGGGTAGTCGTCGACGATAGTCGCCTCGGTAACGTATCCGCCCACTAGTTTTGTTACAACCACGGTCTTTAGTTCGTACCTAGCCGAGTAGAGAGCAGCCGTTAAACCGGCGGGGCCCCCGCCTACGACCACAACGTCGTACACCTCTTCTCTAGTGGGTGCTTTAATGGGCACGATCTTGAGCTTGAAGCTCATGTTAAGCACCTCTTTGTCTTAACATGAGAGAAGAGTGGTTTAAAGCTTGATTTAGGATTAATACGACATGGTGCTAGTCCTCATGGAGTACGTGGAACTCGGCTGGAGCGACCTTAAAATATCCAGGGTAGGCCTCGGCACGTGGCAGTTCAGCGAGACCTGGGGGCTCGTCGACTACGAGAAAGCAAAAGCGGTAGTAGCTAAGGCTATAGAGCTTGGCATAAACTTCTTCGACACGGCCATGGTATACGGGAGAGGCATGAGCGAGACGTTCCTAGGCAAGGCCCTTAAAGAACTTGGCGCTAAGAGGGACGACGTGGTGATAGCGACAAAAATTCCTGGAGAGTTTTTACAACCTGAAGACGTGTTTAAGGCTGTGGACAGGTCGCTTAAGAGACTAGAAGTCTCATACATCGACTTACTCCAGATACACCACCCGCCTACCCACCACAACTTCCCGACCTCAAAGTACGCTAAGGCCCTCGAGAGGCTCGTGGTACAGGGGGTTGTAAGGTACCTCGGTGTCAGCAACTACCCGTTAGCACTGATAGAGGACCTCAGGTCTAGCTTGTCGGTAACGGACATCGTGAGCATGCAGTATAGGTTCAACCTCGTCGAGAGGTGGTCCGAGGAGGAGCTGATACCCTACGCCGAGGCAAACGACCTGACATTCATCCCCTGGAGCCCGCTCGCTAAAGGCGCGCTCTCGGGCAAGTACAACTCGGAGAACATCAAGCAGTTCACAGACTTGAGGAAGAACGAGCCGGTCTTCTACGAGGAGAACTTCGTGAAGGTAATGCCTCTTGTCAACCTCTTAATCGAAATAGGTAAGAAGTACGGTAAAACACCATCCCAGGTAGCCCTGAACTGGTTGATCAACTACAGTCCGGTTATCGTGCCAATACCAGGCGCTAAGACCCCTGAACAGGTCGCAGAGAACGCGGGGGCTGTTGGCTGGAAGCTCAGTTACGAGGACTGGAGGACCATCGACGAGTTGAGTAGGAGTATAAAGATCACCTACGTGACCTGGTAGAATACTTTATACATGAATATAGACAGCAAGGCTAATGCTGGTAGTTGAGAAGGGACGTCCTTTAACCTGACGAGCTTCAGCCCGGTCAGCTCTTTTTTGCTCGGCTCGCTTTCACCCGACGGGAATACTATCAGCAGGTTTCCGTTCTGGACTTGGCGTATCTGGGGCGCGTCTAGTTCGGCTCCTTCATCGCTATAAAAGTACGCTTCGCTTGGTCTTAGGAGCTCTAGCGCGTCGCCGAGCTCGGGGAAGACCATGAAAGGCTTGTTAAGCTTAACCGATACCTTGAACGCCTCGGGAATCCCTATTTGGGCGGCTGCCCCAATAGGCTTGACTATAACGGGCGCTATCTGTGCTTTTTGCGAAAACGCGTAGACCGTCTTCACGAAGTCGACCACTCTCTGAACACTCGTGGGACTGTACAGTCCTACGTAGACCATCGCCAACCCCGAGCTACCTCCGCATCTCTTGTTTACCTGGAAAATCATGTGTTAGTTGTTTTTAATAATCTGCCGTGCTTCTTATAGCTCCCGGAGTATGTCATAGACGAACAGGGCGATCGCCCTGGATAACGGGATTGGTACGGCCTCGCCTACCTGGTTGTACTGCTCGTCTCTACCCCCGTAGAAGACGAAGTGGTCTGGAAACCCCATAAGCCTCGCCTGCTCTCTTACGGTCAACAGCCTGTTCTCGAAGGGGTGTATGAAGCGAGAAGAGCCGAGAACCGTCGGGGCGATCTCGTAGGGGTCGAGCCTGATTAAGTTGGGAATCTCTCCCACAGCGCCCTGAAAGTAGATGAGGGCCTTACCGTGCTTCAGTTTCGCCACTTTTTTAAGTTTCCTCCAGCTCAGCTCAGGGGGCGGGTCGTGGTTTGGGAGAGAACTTCCGGGCGGCGGCATCCCTCTCAGCGCGTCTATAACTCTCACCTTTTCGTTCGACTTCGGGGGTTTTATCTCGACGTTCGATATGAAGACCCTCCGCCTCCTACTCGGGTTAGAGTAGTCCTCGGCGTTCAGTACATTGAAATATAACTTGTGATAACCAATACGCTTAAACTCGCGAGTTAAGGCCTCTCTCAGACCGCCCTCCATTATCGCAGGCACGTTCTCCATTATGAAGACTCTCGGCTTCAACAACCCGACAATCCTTATGAAATGTAGAGTTAGTTGTCCCTGGGGGTCGACGTACAGTCGGTTAATCGGGTCTCTCTCCCTCCTCGGGTTGGCACCAGTGAATGGCTCACATGGCGGGCTACCAATGACGAGGGGGACTTCCAGATCCCCGAGCACGTTTTTCAGCGTTGGGTAGTCTACGTCTTTGATGTCCTCTACTAGGACCACAGGGTCCGGTATGTTAGCCTTGTAAGTTAGGGCTGCGGGCTTGAAGTTGTCTACTGCTAGAACTGGTTTGTAGAGCCCCGTCTCGTAGAAGCCCCAGGCGAACCCTCCCGCCCCAGAGAATAGGTCGACGAATTCTACTTTATGTCTCAAAATCCATCACTGTGTATGTAGTCCAGGAGTTTGTCGAGAGACTTTAGCTTCTCTCTCAGAAGGGCGAGCTCGCCTTCCTTGTCTACTTCCATTAACAGGGAGTTGTCGTTGGGACAGTGAAAGTCGTTTATGAGGGCCTCCTCGTATCTGAACCTCCTGTGGCATGTCGGGCAAATGAAAAAGGTGTTCTCCTCGAGCTCTCTTATTCTGGTCGTCAGCTTCTCCTTAGACTTTCTCAGCCTTGAGATTATGAAATTGGCTAGCGCCTCTCTGTTTAATACCCACCCGTGCAAAACCTTGTCTTTGTCTTTTACCTTGACCGGTACAACTACAGCCTCGTCTGACAGCTTCTGGAGTATCTTCCTCACTATGTTCGACTTTGTGTTCAGGTCTTTACCAGCCGTCTCCTCGATTATCAAGCCGTTGTTCGCCAGCATGAACTCCAGTATTTTCCTGCCCTCCTCGCCCATCATCTTCTCGACTATCAAAATCGTTATTTCAACGAGCTTGTCCTCCCTGGGCGCCCCGCTCACGGCTCTCTCTGTCGCCAATTCTTAACACCTTTTTGCCTCTAGGGGTCGGTACTACTGTTAGTTTTGCTCCACTAAATTTCCTATGTAGTTCTTCTCCCTTATAATACCTATCTAGGAACACGGCGAGTGCGGCGACCTCGGAGTGCGGCTGGTGACCTATAGCCACGTTGTAGTCGGCAAGCTCGTAGAATATTCTTGGGACTTTCTCGGCGCCTACCACGACCAACAGGTCTTTACCCGACCCCCTGATCTCGTCTATAACGTTGTCGACGTGTAAACCGTACATTGTCAAATGAACTACAATCCCCCGTGACTTCCACTTCTTAACGTACTCAACAGAGTTCACGCCCATGATGACTTCAAAAGGGCCGCCCCACAGATCCACTACTTTTCTAAGAGACCTCGCAACACTTTCGTCTACAACGTCACCAATAACTATCCCGTTAGCCCCGAAAGACCTCGCGACAAGACCCACGTGCGTAGTGACTCTTTTGTCTCTCCCGGGCCTGTGGCCTAGTCTCAGCACGTAGATCTCGACCATTTCTCACGTACCTTTAAAGACACCCACTATCTCGCGCTTAAGAGCGTCCAAGTTGATTCTTTTCTCGGCCGAGATAGGAACAATCCTGGTCGCATTCACCGCCGATTTAGACAGCTCTCTAACTAGCTCTTCAACCCCGTTTACGTTGATTAGGTCTATCTTGTTCAAAGCAATAATGATAGGCTTACCGTGGACGCCTATATCGTTGAATATTTTCAATGAGGAGTCAACTTCGCTAATAACTCTCTTTAAAGGCTTTGATGAGTCCACGACAAGGACGATCAAGTCGGCGGCTGTTACCTCTTCGAGTGTTGCGTAGAACGCCTCGGTGATCTCGGGCGGCAGATCCCTTATGAAACCGACGGTATCCGTCACAACCATGTGAACCCCGTCAATATCCAGTTTCGCGGTCTTCGGGCTCAGAGTGGTGAAAGGTTCGGGTCCTACGGGCATGTTCTTCCCGGTTAAGGCGTTGAATAGAGTGGTCTTACCAGCACACGTATAGCCTGCAATCGCTACGTGGGGGACTCCCTCTCTTACCCTCCTCTCTCTCCTGACCTCTCTCACCCTCCTGATCTCCTCGATCTCTCTTCTTATACGGCCCTCCCTTCTTCTGAGAAAAGTGTAATACTTCTCGTAGCCGTACCTGCCAGGTCCAAGATACCCGGCTAGCTCGCCCAGCTTGGACTTCCTGATGAAGTCTCTCACGAGTGGGAGCATGTGTTTGATCCTCGCGAGCTCTATCTGTAGGAGAGCCTCTCTACTGCCGGCGTGTTGAGCGAATACCTCGAGTATTAGTAGAACTCTGTCGACAACCTCCGTCTTCACCTCTCTAAGTATGTTCGTCACCTGGCTTGGCCTCAGTATGTCCATGACCACGAGCTTGTCGGGCGGGTTCTCTGCTAGTTCCTTGAGCTTGTCTTGTTGAATGTAAGTCCTAGGGTTGGGCCTCTTGACGAAGTGGACCTGGTCTACGACTCCATAGACAGTCTTGACGAGGCTCAGCTCTTCATCAACGAAGTCGCGGTATTTACTGGGTATAAAGACGGCTACTTTCCCCGTCTTCACTTCTTGCTCACTCTAATGAGGTCACCTACGGTAAAGTAGTCTTCATCCCCCTTTCCTGTTTGCAACGGCTCCTCGGCAGTTCTCTCGATCAATTTGATACCCAGCACCTTCTCCAGTCTCCTGGCTAGTTCTAAGCTGGGTTTAAGCCTGCCCGACTCTATTCTCTTAATAGTGTTCTCGCTCTCTTTTATCTTAGAGGCTAGCACAGCCTGCGTCCAGCCGAGTCTCTCGCGAGCCTCCCTGATCCTCTTGGCATAGTCCTCTACGATCTCGAACTCCTCTCCAAACCCTCTACTAGCCCCTGTCACAACTCTCTTACTCTGGGAAGTAACGACCAGCGGCTTCTTACTCTCTTCAACATAGGGTTTTGCCTTACCACTACTGACAAGCTTGCGGTAGCAGTCGGGGCAGACATGTAAGATAGAGCCCTCGATAACGACCTTTCTGCAGTCTCTCTCATTTAGTACTTCTCTCCCGCATATCTCGCAGTAACAAGGCATTTAGATAACCTTAAGACTTCTCTCCCTGAAGGCTCTTAAATACTATTGAGTCCGGGTTTTAAAGACCTTCTTAAAACCGATAAAAGGAAAGGGAATTTTCATGCTTAGTGAAGACGTTCGAGAAGACGCTACAGAAGCCAGGCTACCCGATGAAGACTATATTCGCTACCTAGAGAGCAGGTTAAAGCAACTGGAGAGCGAAGTCAAGAAGCTCAGTATGAAGGTCAATTACTACAAAGCTGAGATCGAGAGGCTATTGGCTCCCCCCCTGATAGAAGGCGTTCTCTTGTATTTGATCGATGGAAACAAAGCCGTCGTAAGGAGCACTACTGGCCCCAACCTTATCGTCCACATCTCGGAGAACGTGCCCCGTGAGAGGCTTGTTCCCGGCGCACGTGTTGCCTTAAACCAGAGAGGCTCGACGATAGTGGATGTCCTCCCCGAGTACGAGGACCCATACGTGCAGTCCTTCGAGGTAATCGAGAGACCAGAGGTGACCTACAACGACATAGGCGGTCTAAAAGAGCAGATCAGAGAGTTGAGAGAAGTCGTTGAGCTACCGTTGAAAAACCCTGACTTGTTTAGAGAAGTAGGAATAGAGCCCCCGAAAGGAGTCCTACTCTACGGTCCACCCGGGTGCGGTAAGACCCTCCTAGCTAAGGCCGTAGCTAGAGAGGCGGAGGCGGCATTCATCAGTATTGTAGGTAGCGAGCTCGTACAGAAGTTCATAGGGGAGGGAGCCAGGATCGTCAAAGAAGTATTCAGTATGGCTAGGAAAAAGGCTCCCGCTATAGTCTTCATAGACGAGATAGACGCGATTGCGGCTAAGAGAATAGACATCGGTACTAGCGGGGAGAGGGAGGTTCAGAGAACCCTGATGCAGTTGCTGGCAGAGATAGACGGCTTTAGGCC
Encoded here:
- a CDS encoding proteasome-activating nucleotidase, with amino-acid sequence MLSEDVREDATEARLPDEDYIRYLESRLKQLESEVKKLSMKVNYYKAEIERLLAPPLIEGVLLYLIDGNKAVVRSTTGPNLIVHISENVPRERLVPGARVALNQRGSTIVDVLPEYEDPYVQSFEVIERPEVTYNDIGGLKEQIRELREVVELPLKNPDLFREVGIEPPKGVLLYGPPGCGKTLLAKAVAREAEAAFISIVGSELVQKFIGEGARIVKEVFSMARKKAPAIVFIDEIDAIAAKRIDIGTSGEREVQRTLMQLLAEIDGFRPLDRVKVIAATNRIDVLDPAILRPGRLDRLIEIPLPDKQGRYEIFKVHTRRMKLADDVDLHELASKTEGLSGAEIKAIVTEAGYNAIRSGRKFVTREDFELAVKKIAAKKNVRRGIVEERNNSIHVIF
- the ahcY gene encoding adenosylhomocysteinase, with protein sequence MKGRVKDLSLAEQGRLKLEWAMKHMPVLMRLREEGRDKRPLAGLRIGAVLHVTKETGVLMMALKDSGAEEVVLAASNPLSTQDDVAAALVEYGIRVYAWRGQSSEEYYWCIRQVAESRPDIVLDDGGDLHAMLHSEYKKLAGEITGGTEETTTGVIRLKSLEREGLLLYPVVAVNNAYTKFLFDNRYGTGQSTFDGIMRATNILVAGKNVVVAGYGWVGKGIALRARGLGARRVIVTEVDPIRALEAVFDGFEVMPMSEAAGIGDIFVTATGNKAVIRREHFEKMKDGAILANAGHFNVEVWIPDLESLSVRKRVIRENVTEYTLRDGRKLYLLAEGRLVNLVAAEGHPSEVMDMSFANQYLAVKYLHENKGRLEKKVYNPPRELDEMVARLKLETMGIKIDELTPEQAEYLKSWSYGT
- a CDS encoding multiprotein bridging factor aMBF1; the encoded protein is MPCYCEICGREVLNERDCRKVVIEGSILHVCPDCYRKLVSSGKAKPYVEESKKPLVVTSQSKRVVTGASRGFGEEFEIVEDYAKRIREARERLGWTQAVLASKIKESENTIKRIESGRLKPSLELARRLEKVLGIKLIERTAEEPLQTGKGDEDYFTVGDLIRVSKK
- a CDS encoding aldo/keto reductase, which translates into the protein MEYVELGWSDLKISRVGLGTWQFSETWGLVDYEKAKAVVAKAIELGINFFDTAMVYGRGMSETFLGKALKELGAKRDDVVIATKIPGEFLQPEDVFKAVDRSLKRLEVSYIDLLQIHHPPTHHNFPTSKYAKALERLVVQGVVRYLGVSNYPLALIEDLRSSLSVTDIVSMQYRFNLVERWSEEELIPYAEANDLTFIPWSPLAKGALSGKYNSENIKQFTDLRKNEPVFYEENFVKVMPLVNLLIEIGKKYGKTPSQVALNWLINYSPVIVPIPGAKTPEQVAENAGAVGWKLSYEDWRTIDELSRSIKITYVTW
- a CDS encoding tRNA (cytidine(56)-2'-O)-methyltransferase, whose translation is MVEIYVLRLGHRPGRDKRVTTHVGLVARSFGANGIVIGDVVDESVARSLRKVVDLWGGPFEVIMGVNSVEYVKKWKSRGIVVHLTMYGLHVDNVIDEIRGSGKDLLVVVGAEKVPRIFYELADYNVAIGHQPHSEVAALAVFLDRYYKGEELHRKFSGAKLTVVPTPRGKKVLRIGDRESRERGAQGGQAR
- the hflX gene encoding GTPase HflX, encoding MKTGKVAVFIPSKYRDFVDEELSLVKTVYGVVDQVHFVKRPNPRTYIQQDKLKELAENPPDKLVVMDILRPSQVTNILREVKTEVVDRVLLILEVFAQHAGSREALLQIELARIKHMLPLVRDFIRKSKLGELAGYLGPGRYGYEKYYTFLRRREGRIRREIEEIRRVREVRRERRVREGVPHVAIAGYTCAGKTTLFNALTGKNMPVGPEPFTTLSPKTAKLDIDGVHMVVTDTVGFIRDLPPEITEAFYATLEEVTAADLIVLVVDSSKPLKRVISEVDSSLKIFNDIGVHGKPIIIALNKIDLINVNGVEELVRELSKSAVNATRIVPISAEKRINLDALKREIVGVFKGT
- the trxB gene encoding thioredoxin-disulfide reductase, with amino-acid sequence MSFKLKIVPIKAPTREEVYDVVVVGGGPAGLTAALYSARYELKTVVVTKLVGGYVTEATIVDDYPGLPDIPGEELVNKFVNHVKKYNVPIIQDEVVDMYRKDKLWCVKTVSEKELCGYAVIIAVGSEKRKLNVKGEEEFSGRGVSYCATCDGPLFKDKVVAVVGGGNSALTSAIYLASLASKVYIIHRRDEFRAFKVYVEKAMNNPKIEILKNSVVKEIIGDTRVRAVRIENRATGEEKVIEVDGVFVEIGLKPPREFFEKIGLEVDETGHAVVKVDRSTNLEGVFVAGDAAGGPYKYRFEQIITAAADGAIAADAAFKYILSVKKT
- a CDS encoding DNA cytosine methyltransferase, translating into MRHKVEFVDLFSGAGGFAWGFYETGLYKPVLAVDNFKPAALTYKANIPDPVVLVEDIKDVDYPTLKNVLGDLEVPLVIGSPPCEPFTGANPRRERDPINRLYVDPQGQLTLHFIRIVGLLKPRVFIMENVPAIMEGGLREALTREFKRIGYHKLYFNVLNAEDYSNPSRRRRVFISNVEIKPPKSNEKVRVIDALRGMPPPGSSLPNHDPPPELSWRKLKKVAKLKHGKALIYFQGAVGEIPNLIRLDPYEIAPTVLGSSRFIHPFENRLLTVREQARLMGFPDHFVFYGGRDEQYNQVGEAVPIPLSRAIALFVYDILREL
- a CDS encoding RecB-family nuclease, which codes for MVYVGLYSPTSVQRVVDFVKTVYAFSQKAQIAPVIVKPIGAAAQIGIPEAFKVSVKLNKPFMVFPELGDALELLRPSEAYFYSDEGAELDAPQIRQVQNGNLLIVFPSGESEPSKKELTGLKLVRLKDVPSQLPALALLSIFMYKVFYQVT